Within the Bacillus sp. FSL K6-3431 genome, the region GAAACAATATATTGGATTGATTTTGACATTTCTTCTGCCATTATCGTGCTTTGTTCAATCCGATTCGATTGAATCTCCATTCCAGCAGCAACTTCCTGAATCGATGAAGAAATTTGTTCTGTTGCAGATGTGTTTTCCTCTGTGCTCGCGTTTAATTGCTCCGAAGATGCTGCAAGGGTACTAGACTTTTCACGAACATTCAAAATGACCTCGCTGAGACTTGTTCGCATATGGTTAAACGCCTGGGCCAACCGACCCAACTCATCCTTATTTTTTAGATTAATATGAACACCTAGATCACCTTGACTCATCTTATCCGCAGCACCTACCAACTCATTTATTGGTTTAATGATGGAACGAATAATGAACAGGATTAAAAGTCCTCCTATAATCAATGAAACAATGATAACGATTAAAGTTGTGTTCAAAATTGGTTTAACTGCTTTGTCTATTTCATCTTGAAACATCGTTCCAACAATCTTCCAGCCAGTAAGTTCATTTGTCGTAAAGGCTAATTTTTTCTGTTCTCCATCTAATGTATAATCGATCTTGCCAGAAATTGATTCTTTTATTTTTTCAAAAAAGCCTTCTGTTGCTTCTTCACCAGCTTTGTTGGTTGGATGGCTAATATAATTATTATTTTTATCTAATAAAAACAAATAACCTTCTTTACCGATACTTACTTTACTAATCATGTCCGTAAGACTTTCTAGCTTAAGATTTACAGCCACGACACCCTTACCATCAGCAGTTGCTTTAGCAAGTGTTACTACTACTTTCTGAGAAGATTGCGATACATATGGATCCGTAATAATTACATTTTTACTATTTTTCATTGCTTCTTGGTACCATGGCCGTTGACGTGGATCGTACTCTGGTGGGTTTTTAAAAGATGTCGGCGAATTCATAAATTGACCTGTCTCTGTTCCGATATAGGTCTGTTCAACAGTCGCTTTAGAATCTTGAATGGCATCTAATAGTTTTCTTGTTTCGGTATCGGTATTCTTAGTAATAGCACCAGCACCAATCGTACTAGATAGATAATCAATATTCTCCATTTGTGCGGCAATAAATTGATCCACTGTTTGACTAACGATTTCTACATCTTTCTGGGCAGCGCCAAGCATCTGACTATCTATATTCTTTTCCGAGCTCATATACGAAGTAATAGCAATCGTAATGCTTGGAATTAACAAGATAATTAAAAAAGAAAGAATTAGTTTATTCCTTAAGCTTAACTTAAATGTATAACCTCTACTTTTTCCCATATATATTCCTCCCGCTTTCATTGTTGCAATTTTAAACACATAAAAACCCGAATAATGTCGACTATTTATATATCGTCTAAATCGGCAATACCTTTAGGAAAAATTAACAATAAAACAGGAATGTTATACTACGTCTAAAATAGCAATTTAATTTTAATCTTCATTAGGAATTCATGATTTAACGCACTTAATATAGACAATCAAACATTTGATTAGTCGTATGTTCGTGAATAATCATCATAATCAGGCATATAAACAAAAAAAAACAGTGAGCAAAAAGACTCACTGTCCCACCATTTTCTTCTTCACTTCACTTCTTAATTACTATAGAAATTCTCTGTATAATATGGCTGTGATTCAGCGTTAAAAGCAACGCCAACACCTAAATATCTATAGTCTGCTTTTAATATATTTTCCCTATGTCCCATTGAATTCATTAAACCTTCGTGAGCAAAAATGCTACTAAATTGACCATAAGCCAAATTTTCCCCCGCAACAATAAAGGCAATATTATCTTCATGCATCCTATCAAAGGGAGACTGCCCTTGTAAATTCTCATGATTAAAATACTCATTTTCTGCCATATCCACGCTATGTTTACGAGCTGTCTCTTTTACATGATCATCCCAGGTTAATACGCCTAAATTATGATTCACTCTCGTTGCATTCGTTAAATCAAACAGCTGATACTCAAAACCTTCCATAAGCTTATCAGTTGGCTTCGTGTACATATCCTTTCTATTTCCTTCTAGATCTGAATTGATTATTTGAATCGCTGTGACAGTATTATTTTCATGTTTATCATAAAAAATAGTAATATAACTATTGTCTACCTGAAAAATTTGATATTCTCCATTATCTTGAACTTGATAAAATACCAGACCTTTGCGAATTTTTGTTAACGGCTCACCTAGATACCCTTCGATCGATTCCTTGGTGCCTCCTAGCGCAATCCCATCAGTGGATGAGATTAAATCTTGATTTGTATAAAGTCCACTAACTATATTATTTTCGTCATACGAAACCATCATAAAATTTTGGTAGTTTTCATGATAACTGTACCAGTCGACTCCATATTCATTTTTTGACATGCGTTTCGGAGTACCAACCATTTGTTCAACCTCATCCTTTGAATCTCCTAGTTCGATATTATGAACGGAAAACTTTTGATGGGCTGGAGTAGTTAAAGTTGGATTTTCCACCTTAGAAGAATCCGATTTCTTATCATCAATAGAATCCTCTAACCGTCCAACTAGCCCTTGGAACGTGTCCGTTATTGTATTGATCCCTGAAGCTATATCAGGATTATTTTTAACGGACTCTATTTTTGCGCTAATGGAATCTATCGCGGACTGGCTTGTCTCCCGATTTACATATTCCGTCCAAGCCGGTTTTGAAATATAGGCAATACATATAATTAATATTAAAAATAGAAATCGTTTCAAAATATAACACCTAACCTTGTTATTTGAGTGCAGGCACAAGCCTGATCCTTATATTATATCACGTAATGGTATGCAGACTTGGGGACCAAATAGTTCCAATTTGTAGTTTCTCCCTCTTATTTATCTTGCACAATCGGACGTAGCATTCACAATATACTCTTAATAGATTTTCATGGACATTTCCTTAAACAGATTATTCCCATAAAAAAACAAGCCTAATATAACATTGGGCTTGCTCGTTTAAGTTAGCTTGAAGTATAATCTTATTTCTTTCATTAATATAGCTTACATTAAAGTAAGATGGTTCCTTCAAATAAGAGCGAATAAAGTTTTCATCGATACCTAATATGTTTGCAATTAACACTTCATTATAGTGAGTTATATCCATAAGTTGTTCCAATGAGATAATACCTTTTTCAAATAAAAATTGTAAAGAACTCTTAACCTTCCCGGGTCTAATAATTTTTATTTTTTCATCTAGCGGTTCAATTTCAGTATACTTTTTGCGATTTAACGAGGCATAAAAATATCTTTGCTGCTCATATGTTATATATTCCAATTTACGTGCATAGTAAACCATTGCAGCTATAGAAACAGACCATTTTTCTTTTAAATCGATATATGAGTTTGGATTCGAAAGTCTTTTTATTTGTTTAATATCTTCCGTAAACTCTTTCATAGGCATTAGAAAAATAGGATGCATAGTGTGCGCCTCTGCTTCAACTTCTTTATATTTTGCTTTAAGAGTTATTGTTGATAAATGCAATTTTCTTGATTAGGAAAACTAACTCAAAATAAAACAACGCCCAGAACCAATTTATGGCTCAGAGCGTTGTTTTTCTTCATTACATTTGTAGCGAAAGATATTGTAGTATTCTTTTACCAGCTTAAACAACCGTTTTATTTCTTTTTATTTAATTGACGCAAATGCCTCTACTAGCATTATTCCACTTAGGTACGTTGCTAGTTGCGAATGCTCTTGGGGCATTTCCCATGATGTTCCAATGATCTTATTTGGTTGATCATCCAAGTGTTTTTTCATCACTTCTGCATTTTTTATCAGCGTATCTTTTATTTTTTCATCGCCATAACGGCTATAGTATAAGGCTAAATAACGTACTAAAATCCCTTTGAATAATCCGCAGTCATCTCCACCTTCATCTGGTAACATTCCTGTTTTACCATCCACAAGTTGATCAAACGTTGCATTAATTGTCTTTTGGGCATCCAATAAGTATATATCCTCATTCGTAATTTCATAAAGCTCCGTTGCCGCTCCAATAAAAACTCCTTGGCAATATGTGAACTTCCAATCCGAATCAATTTTCCCATCACCCAATCTATTTATTCCATCTTCCACAAATCCTGTTTCGTTAACTAATACCGCCTTATTAAATTCATATATTTTTTTGGACCATTGTAAGTCCTCTACATTTCCAAAACTTTTATACATGCGTGCTCCCAGTATGGATGCCGGCGCATTAGCGGGTGTATTTTTATAATCTAATTGATCTTTTTTCCAGGCCATTCCACCGCCCATATGATCATTCCAAGCAGTTTTAATATCTTCCCATAACTCTATTACATAGTTTTTGTAATAATCATCTTTTGTTATTTCATACATGCGTAACTGTGCTAAAGCCATCCATTCCATATCATCATAATAATTGTTTATTAATGTTTGACCGTTATATTTTTTTGTACTTTCTATTAATGTAGTTAACCGCTCTTTGTATTCCTCTTTACCTGTTCTGTCAAAAGCATCAACCCAATTATCAACAGCATGTGCGTACCACCAGTACATGAGTGTTTGTGATTCCTCGTAGGGTTTATTATCCCAAGCGTTCAATATAGCTTTTTCATCATTCCAAAACTTAAATATTAATTCTTTCTGTAACTCATCAGCATACTTTTCCCAATATTCTTTAGTCACTTTCTCAACCCCTCTATTCATTTTAAATATGATACATTCTAGCTATTAAAAAAAGTTAAGCGCATTCATTTATTATATCATTAAGTATTATATATCAATCAATATACTATTCATATATATATTAATCTAAAAAACGCAAAAAGGTCTCATCACTTCTTTGCGTTTTTAGTAGATTCACCGATAATAAGTTCAGCATCTAAAAGTTGTCTATTTGAAATATCCAAACCCTCTTTGAGTTTTAATATATTCTCTATCGCCATTCTCCCCATCTCTTTTTCCTTTTGTTTTAGATGAGTAAACTTAAATACATTTTCAAAATCTAACTCAGGGCTATCGAAACTAATAATAGAAATATCCTCTGGTACTTTCAGTTGCAGTTCTTGAACTGCTCTTTTTGCCAGTAAAGCAATATTGTATTCGACCGCAAATAACGCAGTAATCTCTGGATATTTCACTATATGTTTTTTTATCCTATCCACATCTGCCTCTATATTTTCTTTCCTAAATGCATTCGGTAGAGTGCTAGTAATATCTGTAATCCAAAAATCTCTGTTAACTACGACCCCTTGTGCCGCATGTGCTTCTATGAACCCCTCAATTCTTCCTTCTATCGCCGTTGTGTCCCTCGGGGGAGGAGTTAATATACCAATATTTCGATGTTCTAGCTCAAATAGATGTTGTGTTCCTTGCAGTGCCGCTTTTACATTATCAGTACTAATTGAGGCTGCTGCTACCCCTTTTAAATGGCGGTCAATTAATACAAGTGGAAATTTATCAATAATTAATTTTAATAATTCTTCGTTAAAAAATTCACCATGGGCGGGAAAAACTATTAGGCCGTCCACCCCGAGTTCCTGTAATTCTTTGATGGCATCTACTTCATTTTCAAAAACACCTAAGGTTCTTCTTAAAACAAGAAAGCAATTATTTTCACGCGAGGCTTCTTCCGCACCATGGACGATACGAGTACCATAGCTATAATCAAAATCTGTTATTACTAGACCCAGTAAAGATGGAGCGCCCTTCTGTTGACGCGATTGTTCTAAGGCTTCCTTTTCTGCAGTATCTTCTTTCCCTTTTACAAACGAGCCTTTTCCCGGCAACCTAATGATAAGACCAGCGGCCGCAAGCAGTTCCAATGCTTTCTTACTAGTTATTCGGCTTACATTATATGACTCGGCCAACTCTTTTTCAGAAGGAACCCTATCTCCCTCACCGTAATGACCAGAAATAATTTGGTTATTCAATACATCATATATTTGTTCATACATCGGTTTCGATGTTTTTTTGTCTTCTTCTCCCACTATGCAACCTCCTTATTTGATTCATTAAAAACCTAATTTACATATTAATATACCATTACCCGACAATAAAATATACTTCACATATACTTCATCATGCGTTATTTGAGATCATTCCTACTAGTAAAGTGCTATTGAATGGGCATGAAGCAATAAAGTGCTCATGAAACCAAGGTTTATACTCTATCAGCTACCATTATCAATCGAACCAACTGATGGTTCAAACAGAAGTCATAAAATCACTATTTACCAGCATCTCTGATACAAAAATCACTTTAATAGCTATCGTTTCTTTAACGAATAAAGCCCTCCCTTGGATGTTTCAAGGGAGACGGCTTTTTTCTTGTATTCCTCGTTCACTTCGATCCTTTTGCTTCTTGGATCTCGGTCTCTGCTTCTTCCATGATTACACGAAGGAATTCATTTGGATCCATATTCGATTCATAATACTTTTGAAAATCAATGTTTACATACTTATCCCATAAACTAATTCTTTCCGGGGGTGAAGCAGCTTCATTCTTAAAGATTGCTGCAATATTTTTATCATGCGTACTTTCATATTCTTGGAAAAATTCATCCTGTGATTCCTTTTGATTAGAGACAATCCCAATTCCATTACGTGACATCCAGTTTTGATAATCCTCTGAGGCAAAGTAGTTGAAAATATTGAGAATATCTTCTTGATTTTCACTCAATGGGTTCATTGTCAATGTGTGCAAAAATCCTCTTGGAGCTACACCAGGGTGATCTGACCACGTAGGAACAGTAGCAATGTCGTAATTGATTCCATTATCTTGCCACCAATTTAATGCCTGTGCATTGGTTATCAACATCGCGGTTGTCTGCTCTGTACTAAACCGAGCCTCATCGCGCAATTCCCCTTCGTAACTGTCAGGAATTGTATCATAATAATGACTAAACAAACCTAGTAGATTTGAAAACTCATCCTTTTGAAGGATTTCAACCTCTCCTGTTTCAGGATTAGTAGCATTCACGGAAAGCTGTGACAACATTACTTCTGTATCTCTAAATTCCAATCCCCTGTATTGCACGCCGTCCCTCTCTTGTGTTAGCTTTCTGGCTAAATCAAAGGTTTCCTCCCAAGTCAGTTCATCGGATGGATATGCTATACCAAATTTATCAAATATATCTTTGTTATAAAGCATTGCATAGTAGGTATTTTCGTAAGGCCAGGCAACAAGTCGCCCTTCCGCATCTCTTCCCCTGATCGTATCAACCAGACTTTGATTTAAATGGCTTGTATCCATCTCCATTTTGTTCGCTTCAAATAATTCTCCTAAATCCTGATCTAGTTCAAAGTACTCCATATCTTCTTGGTTCATTGTAAAAAATAAATCTGGAACTTCCCCACTGGCAAATAATTCTTCAAGACTTTCTCTATTCCCAGTATCAATATGAATATGTTCCATCGTAATATGCGGAAATTTCGTTTCAATAGGCTCCTTGAATCGCTCATTAAACATGGTTTCATCCCATATAACGGCGGCCTTTATTGTGATCGGCTCGCGCTCTCCAGATTCAACTTCCTCTTTATTAGCTTTCTCCGGACTTTTCGAATCACTCGATCCTCCAGATTCTTGATTGGTACAAGAAATAAGTAGTAATGCTAAGCACGCCATAAGTGTCATAAAAATAATTTTCTTCATTTCTTTCATCTTCTCTTCTCCCCCCTGGGTTAAATTAGTTGATTACAAAAAAGCGGAAGATAACATCTCTAGATTCTTCCGATGACTTTATGGTTATTTTACTGCGACACCTCCCACTTTCACCTTTTTTGGTTGAAACTTATACAAAATGAGCCAATAATGCTAAAGTTCTAATGTTGGAGCATGATCATCTGCATTTTAATCTTCCTTTCTTCCGCCAAAAATCAGGCAGAAGAAATTTTCCCCTCTTCTCTCGGAAGCGTTTACAGGTACACTATTAATATATTACACGCTAAATGATATGTCAATTGAATTTACAATTATATTAATGATATATCAGTATGCATATCCATTTATTAAAAATATTTGCTGCTGGAGTTGAATAAATCAGAATTTCTTTAAGTAAAGATTAAATCACTATCATCTAAGCATTATCCGTTTTAAAATAGCTATATGAACAGCAACTAGGAAATTACACAGCGACCCAAATAATAGATTATAGGTATTTACTCAACATTGAGGAGGAAATTGATTATGAGTGACACACGGACTTTACGAGGATTATCCACCATCAGTTACTGGGCAGATGATCTTCAGGCAGCAAAGGAATGGTATATTGAGTTGTTAGGTATTGAGCCTTATTTTGAGCGCTCGGGACCGGACGGACGACTCGCTTATGTCGAGTTTCGCATTGGGGACTATCAGCATGAGTTTGGCTTGATCGATCGCAGCTTCGAGCCCGATGGTGCAACGCTTAGTCCGGGAGGTGTCATCATGTACTGGCATGTCGACGATGTGACATCAACTCTCGAAAAACTACTGTCTATGGGTGCGAAAGAGTATGAGGAAATCACACACCGTGGTGACGAGGGGTTCATAACCGCTTCTGTGGTCGACCCCTTTGGAAACATTCTAGGCATCATGTACAACCCGCACTATCTGAAAATTTTGAGCTCAACCAAAAAGACATAAACAGCATATTGACGAGGTCATTATAATGCTTGTAACGTCCCACATGGGCTTTAATTAGAAAAATGTTAACAAGCAAAAATAGTGAGATAATGCACATAATATTTGGGATATGAGCCATAAACCGTTTGTATCCCGATAATAATAAAACAACGCTCAGAACCTCTTACGGCTCTAAGCGTTGTTTTATTCATTAAAATACTAAATTAGAAAGATAGTATAGTTACTCTATTTTTGCGTAATATTCTTTTACCAACTCATCCATTACCCAATTCGTTCGTGCTGCAGTTTTACCTACACTCTGACATTCTCCAGTTCCAAGTAGGTCGCCAACAATTGTTTCTATCAATGGCTGTTGAATATGAACTGGATTCTCAATTGCCCATTGTTCATTACCTTGGGCGGATATCATTTGAATAGGCCCATCACCAAAAGTAGAAAAGGTGACTTTTCCTTTACTTCCCACGATTTCATTTACATCCACATTTTCGCAGGCTGAAAAGCACCATGTTCCGGTACCATGCGCGCCTGATTCAAATAGATACGTTGCCGTGACAATATCCTCCACCTTGTAATTTCCACTGTGATTAGATGCAAAACCTTTTGCTTCCTTGATTGGTCCAAGTAGAAAATCAAGAATATCGAGTGTATGGCTAGCAACATCAAAAAATAATCCTCCACCTGATAGATCAGGCTGAAATCTCCACGGAATATTAAATGGGTCTACATCCTCTCCCGATGCCCTAAAGTGCCTAGTAGTTACGAAGCGGATATCGCCTAATACCCCACTATCAATAATTTCCTTCAATTTTAAAAACCTTGGTAATGCACGACGATAATAAGCGACATAAAGTGGCACTTCTGCCATTTCACATGCTTGGATCATTTCACGGCATTCTTCATGGTTTAATGCCATCGGTTTCTCCACATAGACTGGTTTTCCCGCTGCTGCAGCTTTTATTGTATATTCCTTATGAAAGGCAGGCGGAGTTGCAATGTATATCGCATCCACCTCAGAATCACGAATTAGCTTTTCCGCGTCATCATACCATTTCGGTACATCATGGCGCTCGGCATAATCTCGCGCAAGCTCTCCATTCCTCCGCATGACAGCAACTAACTCTGAATTGGCTATCTTGTTAAAAGCAGGTCCACTTTTCACTTCTGTGACATTACCACAGCCAATAATTCCCCATCTAACTTTTTTTAATAACGACTTCATTTGATCACCTCTGTCATTATTATATAGTATTAGCTTTTCATTTGAGGTGAATCAGGGTGCATTTGCATGAATTCAATTCGATTACCGTCAGGGTCTTTTACCCAGCATTGATGGTTAAAGTCCAACCCTTGCTTTGGTTCAACATCTAAAATTAACCCATGACTTTTAATATGATTAGCAATCTCATTAATATCAATAACTTCTAAACATAAATGTGAATATCCTATAGTAGTATCATCCATCGTTACGTTCTCACTTCCACCATAAAATAATTCAATAAATTGGCCTTCGCACACTTTCAGATAAACAATCCAAGGTTCATTATCCGCAGTGTTTAATTCGAATAACTTTTTAAAACCAAGAATTTCGCAATAGAAATGTAATGATTTATCCATGTCATCCACGGTAAAGGCCAAATGTCCAATTCCTTTAATCATAGTAAAACCCCATTTCATAATATATAACATACCGCTTTGCTACAAGGTGACGCTTACATATTAAATTATTACTTTTTGTATATATAGATTCACTAATAATTAGTTCAGTATCTCATAGTTGTCTATTTAGAATCTTTATACCTTTTATACCCTATTTTATTTAGTCCAATCTTCTATTAGAAGATCCGCACCTTTTATTAACTTTTCCTTCGCTTGATCAGAGATGTGTTTATCGTGTGCATCATTAGCCAAATGTTTACGGAATTTTTCTAAGTGTTTTTTTGCTTGATTTACTTTTCCTTTGTTTAGATGATGTTCAACCTGCTTAAGACTATTATTTAATATGGACACGAGCGGCCCTTTAACATCACCCACATTTACGTATTCATTCAATTGCTGATGTAATAATGAAAAAGATGGTACCGCAATATTATTCTCTACTTTCGCTGCTTGCTCCATTAACATAACACCACTTAAATTAGTACTCAAATCATTGTTAAGCGTCGGAGTCCTTTCCCATGAAGAACCAAACAGAATCTCATCCTCGGACTTTGTATGTTCCCAAGCACTATCCGCATTATTCAAAATAAAGTTTACTAACTTCTCTTGTGTTGGATCTTCTTCAACCAATCCCCCAAGATAGCGAATAAAT harbors:
- a CDS encoding substrate-binding domain-containing protein — protein: MGEEDKKTSKPMYEQIYDVLNNQIISGHYGEGDRVPSEKELAESYNVSRITSKKALELLAAAGLIIRLPGKGSFVKGKEDTAEKEALEQSRQQKGAPSLLGLVITDFDYSYGTRIVHGAEEASRENNCFLVLRRTLGVFENEVDAIKELQELGVDGLIVFPAHGEFFNEELLKLIIDKFPLVLIDRHLKGVAAASISTDNVKAALQGTQHLFELEHRNIGILTPPPRDTTAIEGRIEGFIEAHAAQGVVVNRDFWITDITSTLPNAFRKENIEADVDRIKKHIVKYPEITALFAVEYNIALLAKRAVQELQLKVPEDISIISFDSPELDFENVFKFTHLKQKEKEMGRMAIENILKLKEGLDISNRQLLDAELIIGESTKNAKK
- a CDS encoding CAP domain-containing protein encodes the protein MKRFLFLILIICIAYISKPAWTEYVNRETSQSAIDSISAKIESVKNNPDIASGINTITDTFQGLVGRLEDSIDDKKSDSSKVENPTLTTPAHQKFSVHNIELGDSKDEVEQMVGTPKRMSKNEYGVDWYSYHENYQNFMMVSYDENNIVSGLYTNQDLISSTDGIALGGTKESIEGYLGEPLTKIRKGLVFYQVQDNGEYQIFQVDNSYITIFYDKHENNTVTAIQIINSDLEGNRKDMYTKPTDKLMEGFEYQLFDLTNATRVNHNLGVLTWDDHVKETARKHSVDMAENEYFNHENLQGQSPFDRMHEDNIAFIVAGENLAYGQFSSIFAHEGLMNSMGHRENILKADYRYLGVGVAFNAESQPYYTENFYSN
- a CDS encoding VOC family protein → MSDTRTLRGLSTISYWADDLQAAKEWYIELLGIEPYFERSGPDGRLAYVEFRIGDYQHEFGLIDRSFEPDGATLSPGGVIMYWHVDDVTSTLEKLLSMGAKEYEEITHRGDEGFITASVVDPFGNILGIMYNPHYLKILSSTKKT
- a CDS encoding ABC transporter substrate-binding protein; its protein translation is MKEMKKIIFMTLMACLALLLISCTNQESGGSSDSKSPEKANKEEVESGEREPITIKAAVIWDETMFNERFKEPIETKFPHITMEHIHIDTGNRESLEELFASGEVPDLFFTMNQEDMEYFELDQDLGELFEANKMEMDTSHLNQSLVDTIRGRDAEGRLVAWPYENTYYAMLYNKDIFDKFGIAYPSDELTWEETFDLARKLTQERDGVQYRGLEFRDTEVMLSQLSVNATNPETGEVEILQKDEFSNLLGLFSHYYDTIPDSYEGELRDEARFSTEQTTAMLITNAQALNWWQDNGINYDIATVPTWSDHPGVAPRGFLHTLTMNPLSENQEDILNIFNYFASEDYQNWMSRNGIGIVSNQKESQDEFFQEYESTHDKNIAAIFKNEAASPPERISLWDKYVNIDFQKYYESNMDPNEFLRVIMEEAETEIQEAKGSK
- a CDS encoding glycoside hydrolase family 76 protein, encoding MTKEYWEKYADELQKELIFKFWNDEKAILNAWDNKPYEESQTLMYWWYAHAVDNWVDAFDRTGKEEYKERLTTLIESTKKYNGQTLINNYYDDMEWMALAQLRMYEITKDDYYKNYVIELWEDIKTAWNDHMGGGMAWKKDQLDYKNTPANAPASILGARMYKSFGNVEDLQWSKKIYEFNKAVLVNETGFVEDGINRLGDGKIDSDWKFTYCQGVFIGAATELYEITNEDIYLLDAQKTINATFDQLVDGKTGMLPDEGGDDCGLFKGILVRYLALYYSRYGDEKIKDTLIKNAEVMKKHLDDQPNKIIGTSWEMPQEHSQLATYLSGIMLVEAFASIK
- a CDS encoding VOC family protein gives rise to the protein MIKGIGHLAFTVDDMDKSLHFYCEILGFKKLFELNTADNEPWIVYLKVCEGQFIELFYGGSENVTMDDTTIGYSHLCLEVIDINEIANHIKSHGLILDVEPKQGLDFNHQCWVKDPDGNRIEFMQMHPDSPQMKS
- a CDS encoding Gfo/Idh/MocA family protein, which translates into the protein MKSLLKKVRWGIIGCGNVTEVKSGPAFNKIANSELVAVMRRNGELARDYAERHDVPKWYDDAEKLIRDSEVDAIYIATPPAFHKEYTIKAAAAGKPVYVEKPMALNHEECREMIQACEMAEVPLYVAYYRRALPRFLKLKEIIDSGVLGDIRFVTTRHFRASGEDVDPFNIPWRFQPDLSGGGLFFDVASHTLDILDFLLGPIKEAKGFASNHSGNYKVEDIVTATYLFESGAHGTGTWCFSACENVDVNEIVGSKGKVTFSTFGDGPIQMISAQGNEQWAIENPVHIQQPLIETIVGDLLGTGECQSVGKTAARTNWVMDELVKEYYAKIE